GGGGAGAAGAGTTCATGAAGGACAAACGAGAGCTTTCCAAGGACGAGCTGGAGCTGCTCCGCGACGAAGCGCTGCCTCCGGCGGAAGACGAAGAGATCATCGAGGACGACGATTGGGCGGAGTTCCGCAAGATGAGCCCCGAAGAGCAGAAGTGGGCTCTGATTCAGCTTCAGCTCGATCAGGAACAGAAATACATCGAGAGTATTTTCACTCCCGAATAGGGAATAAAAAAACGCGGAACGGCGTTCCGCTCCGCGGCAGAATCTTTCAGGACGTGGTGTGATGAGACATTTTTTCAAAGCGCTGGCGTATTCCTGGAGCGGCTTTCTCGTGCTGCTCAAGGAAGCCGCGTTCCGTCAGGAGCTGGTCATGCTGCTTGCCGCGCTGTCGGTCGTGTGCTGGCGGCGCGGCCTTTCCGCCCTCGGCGCCGCGCTGCCCTGGGGGCTGCTGGTGCTGGTCGCGGAAGCGCTCAACACCGGCATCGAAAAGACGGTGGATCTCTGCACGCCGGAACGGCATCCGTTGGCCAAAGCCGCCAAGGACGCGGCCAGTTTCGCCTGCGGCACGGCGATCCTGGCGTTCGCGCTGGTCTGCGCGCGGGAACTTTTCCTTTAGATCGTTTCGGTCGGGAGGCCGTTGTCTTCCGGCCGCAAAATGCCGGAAGTCCGAGAGCTTCCGGCATTTTTTTGAAAGGCGGGATGTGATGCGTTTCCTTCGCGTTTTACTGCTGCTGGCCGTATGGTCAGTGAGCGCCGCGCCGCTTCAGGCGCGCCGCCCTCTGCCGATCGGAGTCGTTTTTTCCTGCGGTCCCGAGGACTCGATGTTCCGTTCGTCGTTGAGCGGTATCAAGCGCGCCCGATCGGAACTGGACGTTAAGATCACCAGCTATCTCTGCAACTACAACAGCGCCGAATACGAGTCGACTGTCGCGGAGGCCGCCCGGCGGAACCGGCTGGTGCTCGCCGTCGGCAGTCCTCTCGCCGAAGCGGTCGACAGGGCGGCCCGCGCGCACGAAAGCGCCGATTTCGTGCTGTTCGACGCGAAATCCGTCAATCCCGGGGTCTCGTCGGTGCTGTTCCACCAGAGCGAAGCCAGTTATCTGGCCGGCGTGCTGGCCGTCCGTCTGGCGGCGCGCCGAAATTCCCGGAAGATCGGCATCATCCTCGGCGAGCGCGGCGAAAAAACGCCGGCGATGCTGGATTTTCTGCTCGGCTTTGAGCAGGGGGCCAAGGACGCCGACGGACGGACGACGCTGCTGAAACGGAGCGTCCAGTCCTGGAACTCCCCTCAAAAAGCGAAGGCCATTGCCCGCGCCATGCATGACGAGGGCGCACAGGTGATCTTCCAGGCGGCGGGGTTGTCGGGGAACGGCGTCGTCGAAGCCGCCATCGAAGAGGGTTTCTACGTGATCGGCGTGGACGAACCGCAGGAGCGCCTTGCTCCCGGCGTCGTGCTCACGGCGGTGTTGAAGCGCTTCGACCTGGCCCTCTTCGACGTGATCAGCGCCCGCGTGGGCGGTCATCTCCGGCGCGGCGCCACGCTTCATTATCGGCTGTGGAACCGCGGCGTCGAACTTTCGTGGACTTCCAACGCGCTGATCCCCGACGAACTGCGCCGCGAGCTCGAAGGGCTCTCCTACCGCATCGTTGACCGCGCGATCCGCGTCGCCAGCTGTTATAACGACGACGGCACCTTCAAGGCGACGCTGAAACCGCTGCCGCCGGAGTTTTCCGCCTCGGGATCGGGGAAAAAATAACGTTTTCGCCACGGGGTTCCCATCGGCACCTTGAAGCGAAGAAACGTCTGCTTCATCGAAGGGACGGCTTTTCATGAGAAACGGGGGGAACGAATGAATCTGAGCACTTTGTTCCAGATCATGGGCGGCGTCGGGCTGTTTCTGTACGGCATCAAACTGATGGGCGACGCCCTGCAGGACTTGACGGGCGACCGCATGCGCACGCTCATCGCGTCGCTGACGAGTACGCCGCTGAAAGGCGCGCTGGTCGGCACGCTGGTGACGATGGTGATCCAGTCGAGCGCCGCCACGACGATCATGTCGGTGAGCTTCGTGCAGGCGGGGATGATGACGCTGAAACAGGCGCTCGGCGTGATCATGGGAGCCAACATCGGCACCACCGTCACGGCGCAGCTGGTCGCTTTCAACATGAAAGAGCTGGCGCTGCCGCTGCTGGGCATCGGCATGCTGTTGGCGGTGTTCGGCCATTCCAAAAAGCGCCGCTACGTCGGCAACGGCATCTTCGGCTTCGGCCTGCTTTTCATCGGCATGAACACGATGGAGCACGCGCTCGGCTTTCTCGCCGCCAACAAACAGTTTTTCCTCAGCTTCGCCTCTCGGCCGCTGCTCTGCGTGGCTGCCGGTACGCTGCTGACCATGGCCGTGCAGTCAAGTTCGGCCACCGTCGGCCTGACGATCGCCATGGCCGTGCAGGGACTGCTGCCGCTCCAGTCGGCCATCGCCATCCTGCTGGGCGACAATCTTGGCACGACGATCACCGCCGTCATCGCCGCACTGGGATCGAGCCGCTCGGCCAAGCAGGCGGCGGCGGGACACGTGCTCTTCAATCTGCTCGGCGTGGCCATCTTCCTGCCGCTGCTTGTCCCTTACTCGGCGCTGATCTCGCACACGTCCGGGAATAT
This sequence is a window from Pyramidobacter sp. YE332. Protein-coding genes within it:
- a CDS encoding flagellar assembly protein FliH translates to MKDKRELSKDELELLRDEALPPAEDEEIIEDDDWAEFRKMSPEEQKWALIQLQLDQEQKYIESIFTPE
- a CDS encoding diacylglycerol kinase, which gives rise to MRHFFKALAYSWSGFLVLLKEAAFRQELVMLLAALSVVCWRRGLSALGAALPWGLLVLVAEALNTGIEKTVDLCTPERHPLAKAAKDAASFACGTAILAFALVCARELFL
- a CDS encoding BMP family ABC transporter substrate-binding protein, which translates into the protein MRFLRVLLLLAVWSVSAAPLQARRPLPIGVVFSCGPEDSMFRSSLSGIKRARSELDVKITSYLCNYNSAEYESTVAEAARRNRLVLAVGSPLAEAVDRAARAHESADFVLFDAKSVNPGVSSVLFHQSEASYLAGVLAVRLAARRNSRKIGIILGERGEKTPAMLDFLLGFEQGAKDADGRTTLLKRSVQSWNSPQKAKAIARAMHDEGAQVIFQAAGLSGNGVVEAAIEEGFYVIGVDEPQERLAPGVVLTAVLKRFDLALFDVISARVGGHLRRGATLHYRLWNRGVELSWTSNALIPDELRRELEGLSYRIVDRAIRVASCYNDDGTFKATLKPLPPEFSASGSGKK